Proteins encoded by one window of Bactrocera oleae isolate idBacOlea1 chromosome 4, idBacOlea1, whole genome shotgun sequence:
- the dve gene encoding uncharacterized protein dve isoform X2, with translation MRCVSYVCDMLEEAKSLPLHCVVESVHSLQASLAIDSRSPWKRRTNIETDSYVIMAAATPWSELVQTALQRLGYSQEAVNTARGSIMIKNWKPIPLEMISDNPVVPVSDIIGELTSVITLRIVILRSKPSTFGEIKDKLLKLLVLQSHTVLRSTGCPLDEMTLSQICRTSYQNPYSFPAGEISDELRRKFDQWWSQQLTPQSSITPKMLPFLTAPSSVPNEMDFPVGSAAVAAAAAAAAAAQAGLHAATGVGNVPGSNIPGLNASRDSLLMNDATHHGPQGATAAHHPNMLVHPAMHPSMHHHHHHPHSQYPNQKTRMRTSFDPEMELPKLQKWFQENPHPSRQQIQTYVVQLNALESRRGRKPLDVNNVVYWFKNARAAQKRAEMRGGLAALGHPGLNGFMLNQHGQLGQSSSSSGGSQQLSSSNINLAMSHDYLKSPLSLKSEDVDTMSQHSDDMDEENSRPGSPQLPLSLTTHERNRNSPLEGAEGNMELGESRRDNCGAEGAFKDETDCQTMLNGSLNQSLRSCSRSYTEEEAQAQAKPNEAQTDDQHGENSNENTTNEQQNEPEHNNSNNNNNANNLNNNNISSSNNNNSTNNNNEQSCDAVNTQPQAHSSPKMSSPKEEDDDLDLEDDDDDNENDVSQLDEYRSLSPDLANAMVQRKDLPFPMVPNSMFSQSFMYMSHYIPGFGQAAANHPHAHHAAAAAAAAGMPPNALMNPSGLNLSSMSNEERRKRNRTFIDPVTEVPKLEQWFALNTHPSHNLILKYTEDLNTMPYRQKFPRLESKNVQFWFKNRRAKCKRLKMSLYDSSQLQGLNSFVSKYEERD, from the exons TCGATTCACGTAGTCCATGGAAGCGGCGTACGAATATCGAGACAGACAGTTATGTGATTATGGCCGCAGCGACGCCCTGGTCGGAACTAGTGCAAACTGCGCTACAACGACTGGGCTACTCACAGGAGGCGGTCAACACGGCTAGAG GTTCGATTATGATAAAAAACTGGAAACCCATACCATTGGAAATGATCTCCGATAATCCCGTTGTGCCCGTCAGTGATATTATCGGCGAGTTGACTTCGGTTATTACACTTCGTATAGTCATTTTGCGTTCCAAACCGTCAACATTTGGTGAAATTAAGGATAAATTATTGAAACTGCTCGTTCTGCAATCGCATACAGTATTGCGTTCCACCGGTTGTCCGCTTGATGAG ATGACGCTCTCACAAATATGCCGAACTTCTTACCAGAATCCGTATTCCTTTCCCGCCGGTGAGATTTCCGATGAGCTACGCCGCAAGTTCGACCAATGGTGGTCGCAACAACTCACGCCACAATCTAGTATTACACCAAAAATGTTACCGTTCCTAACAGCGCCGTCATCAGTGCCCAACGAAATGGACTTCCCCGTAGGTTCAGCGGCCGTtgccgctgccgctgctgctgctgcagctgcaCAAGCTGGCTTACATGCTGCCACCGGTGTGGGCAATGTGCCGGGCAGTAATATACCTGGCCTAAATGCCAGTCGTGATTCGTTACTCATGAATGATGCAACACACCATGGTCCACAAGGTGCGACTGCAGCGCATCATCCCAATATGTTGGTACATCCGGCCATGCATCCTTCGAtgcatcatcatcatcaccacCCACACTCACAGTATCCAAATCAAAAAACACGCATGCGCACCAGTTTTGATCCAGAAATGGAATTACCAAAATTGCAGAAATGGTTTCAAGAGAATCCACATCCTTCGCGTCAGCAAATACAAACCTATGTTGTGCAGTTAAATGCATTGGAGTCACGACGTGGTCGCAAGCCGCTGGACGTCAATAATGTCGTATATTGGTTTAAAAATGCTCGCGCCGCTCAGAAACGCGCTGAAATGCGTGGCGGCTTGGCAGCTCTTGGTCATCCCGGCTTGAATGGTTTTATGCTTAATCAACACGGTCAGTTGGGTCAAAGCTCGAGCAGCAGCGGTGGTAGTCAACAATTGAGTAGCAGTAAtatcaatttagccatgtcacaTGACTACCTGAAAAGTCCGTTGAGCCTGAAATCGGAAGATGTGGACACAATGTCACAGCACTCGGATGACATGGATGAAGAGAACAGCCGACCCGGATCACCACAATTACCGCTCTCACTCACCACACATGAACGTAATCGCAATTCGCCGCTCGAGGGCGCTGAAGGCAATATGGAGTTGGGCGAAAGTCGTCGTGATAACTGTGGTGCTGAGGGTGCGTTTAAGGATGAAACCGATTGCCAAACAATGTTAAATGGTTCACTCAATCAGTCATTACGCTCATGTTCGCGCAGCTATACCGAAGAGGAGGCTCAAGCGCAAGCTAAACCGAATGAAGCACAAACCGATGACCAGCACGGTGAAAATTCTAATGAAAACACCACTAATGAACAGCAAAATGAACCAGAAcacaataatagcaataacaataataatgcaaacaacttaaacaacaacaacattagtagtagcaataacaataatagtaCTAATAATAACAATGAGCAATCCTGTGATGCCGTTAATACACAACCGCAAGCACATTCCTCACCTAAAATGAGTTCACCCAAAGAGGAGGACGACGATCTCGATTTGGAAGATGATGACGATGACAACGAGAATGATGTCTCACAATTGGATGAATATCGTTCACTGTCACCTGATTTGGCTAATGCCATGGTACAACGTAAAGATCTGCCCTTTCCAATGGTGCCCAATTCGATGTTCTCGCAGTCATTCATGTATATGAGCCATTATATACCAGGCTTTGGTCAAGCAGCGGCTAATCATCCACATGCGCATCATGCCGCCGCTGCAGCAGCTGCTGCTGGGATGCCACCAAATGCGCTAATGAATCCGAGCGGCCTAAATTTGtcaagcatgtcgaacgaggaGCGTCGCAAGCGAAATCGTACTTTCATTGATCCAGTTACTGAAGTGCCGAAGCTAGAGCAATGGTTCGCATTGAATACACATCCATCACATAATCTGATACTGAAGTACACAGAGGATTTGAACACAATGCCCTATAG ACAAAAGTTCCCCCGCTTGGAAAGTAAAAATGTACAGTTTTGGTTTAAAAATCGTCGTGCCAAATGCAAACGCCTAAAGATGTCGCTCTACGACAGCTCTCAACTACAAGGTCTAAACTCCTTCGTCAGCAAATATGAGGAACGCGACTAA
- the dve gene encoding uncharacterized protein dve isoform X3: MSSTYPKSLPLHCVVESVHSLQASLAIDSRSPWKRRTNIETDSYVIMAAATPWSELVQTALQRLGYSQEAVNTARGSIMIKNWKPIPLEMISDNPVVPVSDIIGELTSVITLRIVILRSKPSTFGEIKDKLLKLLVLQSHTVLRSTGCPLDEMTLSQICRTSYQNPYSFPAGEISDELRRKFDQWWSQQLTPQSSITPKMLPFLTAPSSVPNEMDFPVGSAAVAAAAAAAAAAQAGLHAATGVGNVPGSNIPGLNASRDSLLMNDATHHGPQGATAAHHPNMLVHPAMHPSMHHHHHHPHSQYPNQKTRMRTSFDPEMELPKLQKWFQENPHPSRQQIQTYVVQLNALESRRGRKPLDVNNVVYWFKNARAAQKRAEMRGGLAALGHPGLNGFMLNQHGQLGQSSSSSGGSQQLSSSNINLAMSHDYLKSPLSLKSEDVDTMSQHSDDMDEENSRPGSPQLPLSLTTHERNRNSPLEGAEGNMELGESRRDNCGAEGAFKDETDCQTMLNGSLNQSLRSCSRSYTEEEAQAQAKPNEAQTDDQHGENSNENTTNEQQNEPEHNNSNNNNNANNLNNNNISSSNNNNSTNNNNEQSCDAVNTQPQAHSSPKMSSPKEEDDDLDLEDDDDDNENDVSQLDEYRSLSPDLANAMVQRKDLPFPMVPNSMFSQSFMYMSHYIPGFGQAAANHPHAHHAAAAAAAAGMPPNALMNPSGLNLSSMSNEERRKRNRTFIDPVTEVPKLEQWFALNTHPSHNLILKYTEDLNTMPYRQKFPRLESKNVQFWFKNRRAKCKRLKMSLYDSSQLQGLNSFVSKYEERD, from the exons TCGATTCACGTAGTCCATGGAAGCGGCGTACGAATATCGAGACAGACAGTTATGTGATTATGGCCGCAGCGACGCCCTGGTCGGAACTAGTGCAAACTGCGCTACAACGACTGGGCTACTCACAGGAGGCGGTCAACACGGCTAGAG GTTCGATTATGATAAAAAACTGGAAACCCATACCATTGGAAATGATCTCCGATAATCCCGTTGTGCCCGTCAGTGATATTATCGGCGAGTTGACTTCGGTTATTACACTTCGTATAGTCATTTTGCGTTCCAAACCGTCAACATTTGGTGAAATTAAGGATAAATTATTGAAACTGCTCGTTCTGCAATCGCATACAGTATTGCGTTCCACCGGTTGTCCGCTTGATGAG ATGACGCTCTCACAAATATGCCGAACTTCTTACCAGAATCCGTATTCCTTTCCCGCCGGTGAGATTTCCGATGAGCTACGCCGCAAGTTCGACCAATGGTGGTCGCAACAACTCACGCCACAATCTAGTATTACACCAAAAATGTTACCGTTCCTAACAGCGCCGTCATCAGTGCCCAACGAAATGGACTTCCCCGTAGGTTCAGCGGCCGTtgccgctgccgctgctgctgctgcagctgcaCAAGCTGGCTTACATGCTGCCACCGGTGTGGGCAATGTGCCGGGCAGTAATATACCTGGCCTAAATGCCAGTCGTGATTCGTTACTCATGAATGATGCAACACACCATGGTCCACAAGGTGCGACTGCAGCGCATCATCCCAATATGTTGGTACATCCGGCCATGCATCCTTCGAtgcatcatcatcatcaccacCCACACTCACAGTATCCAAATCAAAAAACACGCATGCGCACCAGTTTTGATCCAGAAATGGAATTACCAAAATTGCAGAAATGGTTTCAAGAGAATCCACATCCTTCGCGTCAGCAAATACAAACCTATGTTGTGCAGTTAAATGCATTGGAGTCACGACGTGGTCGCAAGCCGCTGGACGTCAATAATGTCGTATATTGGTTTAAAAATGCTCGCGCCGCTCAGAAACGCGCTGAAATGCGTGGCGGCTTGGCAGCTCTTGGTCATCCCGGCTTGAATGGTTTTATGCTTAATCAACACGGTCAGTTGGGTCAAAGCTCGAGCAGCAGCGGTGGTAGTCAACAATTGAGTAGCAGTAAtatcaatttagccatgtcacaTGACTACCTGAAAAGTCCGTTGAGCCTGAAATCGGAAGATGTGGACACAATGTCACAGCACTCGGATGACATGGATGAAGAGAACAGCCGACCCGGATCACCACAATTACCGCTCTCACTCACCACACATGAACGTAATCGCAATTCGCCGCTCGAGGGCGCTGAAGGCAATATGGAGTTGGGCGAAAGTCGTCGTGATAACTGTGGTGCTGAGGGTGCGTTTAAGGATGAAACCGATTGCCAAACAATGTTAAATGGTTCACTCAATCAGTCATTACGCTCATGTTCGCGCAGCTATACCGAAGAGGAGGCTCAAGCGCAAGCTAAACCGAATGAAGCACAAACCGATGACCAGCACGGTGAAAATTCTAATGAAAACACCACTAATGAACAGCAAAATGAACCAGAAcacaataatagcaataacaataataatgcaaacaacttaaacaacaacaacattagtagtagcaataacaataatagtaCTAATAATAACAATGAGCAATCCTGTGATGCCGTTAATACACAACCGCAAGCACATTCCTCACCTAAAATGAGTTCACCCAAAGAGGAGGACGACGATCTCGATTTGGAAGATGATGACGATGACAACGAGAATGATGTCTCACAATTGGATGAATATCGTTCACTGTCACCTGATTTGGCTAATGCCATGGTACAACGTAAAGATCTGCCCTTTCCAATGGTGCCCAATTCGATGTTCTCGCAGTCATTCATGTATATGAGCCATTATATACCAGGCTTTGGTCAAGCAGCGGCTAATCATCCACATGCGCATCATGCCGCCGCTGCAGCAGCTGCTGCTGGGATGCCACCAAATGCGCTAATGAATCCGAGCGGCCTAAATTTGtcaagcatgtcgaacgaggaGCGTCGCAAGCGAAATCGTACTTTCATTGATCCAGTTACTGAAGTGCCGAAGCTAGAGCAATGGTTCGCATTGAATACACATCCATCACATAATCTGATACTGAAGTACACAGAGGATTTGAACACAATGCCCTATAG ACAAAAGTTCCCCCGCTTGGAAAGTAAAAATGTACAGTTTTGGTTTAAAAATCGTCGTGCCAAATGCAAACGCCTAAAGATGTCGCTCTACGACAGCTCTCAACTACAAGGTCTAAACTCCTTCGTCAGCAAATATGAGGAACGCGACTAA